One window of the Gloeocapsa sp. DLM2.Bin57 genome contains the following:
- a CDS encoding gamma-glutamyl-phosphate reductase has translation MTIEKSLQQLLELAYHDFLELEKSTKQQRNDAILAMAKGLTQAFEQILEANTLDLLEAKEMVRPELVINWLKLTPYRLENAVKIIEAIAKLNDPLDRRIYRLQQQYNLPQSYCRATSLGVILYVSEALPELGAIAAAMAIKTGNSIILRGTGESTHTKEAIAKILQSALVKGELPHHCIQDISPDLGNFMIKDLVTQDKYIQLIIPYGRPSLVRNVYNLATIPTLFTVMGNCYLHYCNSGDMDLVQKMIIDSHQSKPDPVNAIEKVTIEENYKSYGLIKIWKNLKEEGFQLKGDHELVAEFPEYLTPVQPEEWGLPYLSKTVAFKLVDNLEQGIEFINQHSTGHTNCLVTDSYEVSRNFGNQIKSAFTYINCSPRFSRISQNEEAVYLGIANQKDGRRGLISLESFTTIKQVIEGID, from the coding sequence ATGACAATCGAAAAATCTTTACAACAACTCCTTGAGCTAGCGTATCACGATTTTCTCGAGTTGGAAAAATCCACTAAACAACAGAGAAATGACGCTATTCTAGCCATGGCTAAGGGTTTAACCCAAGCTTTTGAGCAGATTTTAGAAGCTAATACTCTAGATTTGTTAGAAGCTAAAGAAATGGTTAGACCAGAATTAGTCATCAATTGGTTAAAATTAACTCCCTATAGGTTAGAAAATGCCGTTAAAATCATTGAGGCGATCGCTAAACTCAATGACCCCCTAGATAGACGTATTTATCGTCTCCAACAACAGTATAACCTTCCTCAGAGTTATTGTCGGGCGACATCTCTAGGGGTAATACTGTATGTTTCAGAAGCTTTACCAGAACTAGGGGCGATCGCCGCAGCCATGGCGATTAAAACAGGTAATAGCATTATTTTACGAGGAACAGGGGAATCAACCCATACTAAAGAAGCGATCGCCAAAATTTTACAATCAGCTTTAGTAAAAGGAGAATTACCCCATCACTGTATCCAAGATATTTCTCCTGATTTAGGTAACTTTATGATTAAAGATTTAGTTACTCAGGACAAATATATACAACTAATTATACCTTATGGACGTCCTAGTTTAGTCAGAAATGTGTATAATTTAGCAACAATACCCACGCTATTTACAGTCATGGGTAATTGTTATCTACACTATTGCAATAGCGGAGATATGGATCTAGTCCAAAAGATGATTATTGATAGTCATCAAAGTAAACCAGATCCAGTTAACGCTATTGAAAAAGTAACTATTGAAGAGAATTATAAATCCTATGGGTTAATTAAAATTTGGAAAAACCTTAAAGAAGAAGGATTTCAACTCAAAGGCGATCACGAATTAGTAGCAGAATTTCCCGAGTATTTAACACCTGTACAACCTGAGGAATGGGGATTACCCTATTTAAGTAAAACCGTTGCCTTTAAACTAGTAGATAATCTAGAACAGGGGATAGAATTTATCAATCAACATAGCACAGGTCATACTAACTGTTTAGTTACCGATTCCTACGAAGTTAGTCGTAACTTTGGTAACCAGATTAAAAGTGCTTTTACCTATATTAACTGTTCTCCTCGCTTCTCGCGCATCAGTCAAAACGAAGAAGCAGTCTATCTAGGTATCGCTAATCAAAAAGATGGGAGACGTGGTTTAATTAGCCTGGAAAGTTTTACAACCATTAAACAAGTTATCGAAGGAATAGACTAA